A DNA window from Deltaproteobacteria bacterium contains the following coding sequences:
- the ahcY gene encoding adenosylhomocysteinase, translated as MEIDKKLRYKIADITLAGWGRKEIELSENEMPGLMAIRKKYGPKKPLKGLKVMGSLHMTIQTAMLIETLKELGADLRWASCNIFSTQDHAAAAIAKAGTAAVFAWKGETLEEYWWCTEQALTWPDGTGPDLIVDDGGDATLCIHQGVKVEKDPSLLERKCDHKEFQIIMDRLRHALKRDPQHWHRVAASIRGVSEETTTGVHRLYQMAQSGELLFPAINVNDSVTKSKFDNLYGCRESLADGIKRATDIMVAGKVVVICGYGDVGKGSAQSMRGFGARVIITEIDPICALQAAMEGYEVKTLEDVVSKGDIFVSATGCCNVITGRHMEKMKNEAIVCNIGHFDSEIDMQYLENNKDCKKENIKPQVDKWTLKSGRSIIVLAEGRLVNLGCATGHPGFVMSNSFTNQCLAQIELAKGKYKPGVYTLPKKLDEEVARLHLGRLGAKLSKLTKEQAEYLCVPVHGPFKPDYYRY; from the coding sequence ATGGAGATTGACAAGAAGTTAAGATATAAAATTGCCGACATCACTCTTGCCGGTTGGGGGCGTAAGGAGATCGAACTCTCCGAAAATGAGATGCCCGGTCTTATGGCTATACGAAAAAAATATGGCCCCAAGAAACCATTAAAGGGGCTTAAGGTTATGGGCAGTCTCCATATGACAATCCAAACGGCAATGCTCATAGAGACATTGAAAGAGCTTGGCGCCGATCTCAGATGGGCATCGTGCAATATTTTTTCGACCCAGGATCACGCTGCTGCCGCTATCGCAAAAGCAGGGACCGCCGCTGTTTTTGCCTGGAAGGGAGAGACGCTTGAAGAGTACTGGTGGTGTACGGAGCAGGCTCTGACATGGCCGGATGGAACTGGCCCTGATTTGATTGTCGATGACGGTGGTGACGCAACACTTTGCATTCATCAGGGCGTCAAGGTGGAAAAAGATCCTTCACTACTTGAGAGGAAATGCGATCATAAAGAGTTTCAGATCATCATGGATCGCTTAAGACATGCCCTGAAGCGAGATCCCCAGCATTGGCATCGGGTAGCTGCAAGTATCCGCGGCGTTTCGGAAGAGACAACCACGGGTGTTCATCGGCTTTACCAAATGGCGCAATCCGGGGAACTTCTCTTTCCTGCAATTAATGTAAATGATTCGGTAACCAAGTCAAAATTCGATAATCTCTATGGCTGCCGGGAATCCCTTGCTGACGGCATCAAGCGGGCGACGGATATCATGGTTGCTGGGAAGGTGGTCGTAATCTGCGGATATGGTGATGTCGGTAAAGGCAGCGCCCAGTCTATGCGCGGTTTTGGCGCCCGCGTCATCATCACCGAGATCGATCCGATCTGTGCCCTCCAGGCTGCCATGGAGGGCTATGAGGTAAAGACCCTGGAAGATGTCGTTTCAAAAGGGGATATTTTTGTATCAGCTACCGGCTGCTGCAATGTCATTACGGGCAGACATATGGAAAAGATGAAAAATGAAGCGATTGTCTGCAATATCGGGCATTTTGATAGTGAAATAGACATGCAGTACTTGGAAAACAACAAGGATTGTAAGAAAGAGAATATCAAACCCCAGGTCGATAAATGGACACTCAAATCGGGGCGTTCCATCATAGTCCTTGCGGAAGGGAGGTTGGTAAACCTCGGCTGCGCAACGGGCCATCCCGGCTTTGTCATGAGTAACAGCTTTACGAATCAGTGCCTTGCACAGATTGAACTTGCAAAAGGGAAATACAAACCCGGTGTATATACATTGCCGAAAAAACTTGATGAAGAAGTTGCGAGACTCCATTTAGGAAGGCTTGGCGCTAAATTATCAAAATTGACCAAGGAACAGGCTGAATATCTTTGTGTTCCTGTACATGGGCCTTTTAAGCCGGATTATTACCGGTACTAA
- the metK gene encoding methionine adenosyltransferase, giving the protein MLITSESVKVGHPDVVCDSIAANIIAAIIDEEHKIGMNVDNMPHCGIEIFLGKGLCIVGGEVATRVYVDVEKIIRDTVLRIGYCDYSLGLNGNSMGILNTIIEQSPDINIGTRADMGKYKEIGAGDQGIIYGFACDETPELLPLPYVLATKMMRAFEMCANPIFAPDGKGQITVEYSDEGVPLRVATVLMSNAVDYRQVPEGAKAGVEPQARHIAMECLKDWVDENTEFLFNPTGEWQAINSCSAADSGVTGRKLVVQLYGGYPGAQIGGGSIVNKSPEKVDCSAVLGTRYVAKNIVAAGLAKKCSIQIAYAIGIARPISIYVNTFGTGIISNNKLNAIIKEYFDLSPRGMIEKLGLLNGNIYRKLPRTLFMDDYIWEKTDMVEELKLAASA; this is encoded by the coding sequence ATGCTAATAACATCGGAAAGTGTAAAAGTTGGACATCCGGACGTTGTATGCGATTCGATAGCGGCAAATATCATTGCCGCAATTATTGATGAAGAACATAAAATTGGGATGAACGTGGATAACATGCCTCATTGCGGCATCGAGATTTTCCTGGGGAAGGGTCTCTGTATCGTCGGTGGAGAGGTTGCCACCCGTGTTTATGTAGATGTTGAGAAGATCATACGGGATACGGTCCTTAGAATAGGTTATTGCGATTATAGTCTTGGTCTCAATGGAAATTCGATGGGGATTCTCAATACGATTATTGAACAATCTCCTGATATCAATATAGGTACACGGGCTGACATGGGTAAATACAAGGAAATCGGCGCCGGGGATCAGGGGATTATCTATGGATTTGCCTGCGATGAGACGCCGGAATTGCTTCCCCTTCCGTATGTACTGGCTACCAAGATGATGAGAGCCTTTGAGATGTGCGCAAATCCAATATTCGCGCCGGATGGTAAAGGTCAGATAACGGTAGAATATAGTGATGAGGGTGTTCCCTTGCGTGTGGCGACAGTTCTCATGTCCAATGCAGTCGATTACCGTCAAGTTCCTGAAGGTGCAAAAGCCGGTGTAGAACCTCAGGCAAGGCATATTGCTATGGAATGCCTCAAAGACTGGGTGGATGAGAATACCGAATTCCTTTTCAATCCCACAGGGGAATGGCAGGCTATTAATTCATGCAGCGCCGCTGATTCAGGCGTGACGGGCCGTAAGCTTGTTGTTCAGCTTTATGGCGGATATCCGGGCGCTCAAATTGGAGGCGGTTCAATCGTCAATAAATCGCCGGAAAAAGTCGATTGTTCAGCGGTTCTGGGAACCCGCTATGTTGCAAAGAATATTGTCGCCGCAGGTCTTGCAAAGAAGTGTTCCATTCAAATAGCTTATGCCATCGGCATTGCGAGGCCTATTTCCATTTATGTGAATACTTTTGGTACGGGAATAATTTCCAACAACAAGCTCAATGCAATTATTAAAGAATACTTTGACTTATCTCCCAGGGGGATGATTGAAAAATTGGGTCTCCTCAATGGTAATATTTACAGAAAACTGCCAAGGACGTTATTTATGGATGATTATATTTGGGAAAAGACAGATATGGTAGAAGAATTGAAACTGGCTGCAAGCGCATAA